The Vicinamibacteria bacterium genome segment GAGAACCTCATGCGCTTCTTCAACGATGCGGATAACGACGGTTGGGCCATCGACGGCCGTCATGGAGCTGGCCGCGACTGGCCTCATGACGAGGACGGGAACGATCCCGACGGCTGGACGGCGCAGATGATCGTCATCGTAACGCGGCGCTGACCGTATTCCCGACCGCAAACGTCACCGCGGCACCGATCGCCACATTCCAGGTCCAGGCCACCGGTGTCCAGTGATTCATGAGAAAAGGGGTGACGAGCCCGATGCCCATTCCAATGAGCACCCCGAGGCTGCGCAGGTTGCGATTGGCAATCGCCATGAGAAAGGCCCCGACCGTGGGTCCCGACGCGAACGACAAGGCGGCGAGACCCGCCTCCAGCGCCGAGGGCGCCCGCTGCGCGTAAAGGGCTACCAGAGTTTGAGCCACACCCCAGAAGACGGTGAAGATGCGCCCCAGCCGGATCTGCTTCCGCTCCGAAGCATCGGAATCGACGTAAGGCAGGTAGAAGTCCTTTAGAGTCGTGGAAGCGAGGCTATTGAGAGACGGTGAAAGGGCCGCGGCCACGACCGCGGCGAGAATGAAGCCGAGCACCGGTCCCGGCAACGACTCGGCAATGAAGTGGGGAAGCACCTCGTCGCCCCGGGGAAAGGCCCTTCCGGAGTAGTGCTCGAACAAGAGCGTTCCGATCAAGAGGAACAGCACGAACTGGGCAAGCACCACGAAACCCGACACGACGAGACCAACGGAGGCGGCTCTCGCGCTCCGAGCGACCAGGAGGCGCTGCACGAGATAGTGGTCCGTCCCATGGGTGGCGAGAGTCAGAAACGCGCCGCCGACGAATCCCGACAACAGGGTATAGGTTGTTCCCGGATCGAGGGACATCACCAGCACTCGAAGCTTCCCCGACTCGCGAGCGGAACCGAGCGCCGATCGAATGCCCGGCTCGCCGAGACCGGAAGCGACGGCGTCCAGAATTACGAAGGCACCGAAAACGTAGACGATCATCTGCACGACGTCCGTCCACACCGTCGCTTTGACTCCCCCCTCCTCGGTGTAGAGGATCATCGCCGCCGCGAGC includes the following:
- a CDS encoding sodium/solute symporter (Members of the Solute:Sodium Symporter (SSS), TC 2.A.21 as described in tcdb.org, catalyze solute:Na+ symport. Known solutes for members of the family include sugars, amino acids, nucleosides, inositols, vitamins, urea or anions, depending on the system.) is translated as MSVPYSTVLVIILYLAVITTFGSWLGRKRKSVSDYFLAERSVPWWAVAACIVATETSVLTFTSVPGFAYTGDWSFLQLAFGYIAGRLLIAGFLIPAYFEGRVFTSYELLHQKFGSSVRSVAASVFLVYRTLADGIRLHAAALVVAIAIGVPETYCVLLLAAAMILYTEEGGVKATVWTDVVQMIVYVFGAFVILDAVASGLGEPGIRSALGSARESGKLRVLVMSLDPGTTYTLLSGFVGGAFLTLATHGTDHYLVQRLLVARSARAASVGLVVSGFVVLAQFVLFLLIGTLLFEHYSGRAFPRGDEVLPHFIAESLPGPVLGFILAAVVAAALSPSLNSLASTTLKDFYLPYVDSDASERKQIRLGRIFTVFWGVAQTLVALYAQRAPSALEAGLAALSFASGPTVGAFLMAIANRNLRSLGVLIGMGIGLVTPFLMNHWTPVAWTWNVAIGAAVTFAVGNTVSAALR